DNA from Sorex araneus isolate mSorAra2 chromosome 6, mSorAra2.pri, whole genome shotgun sequence:
TCACTGCACCTTTCCAGTATGATAGACTACAACTGAGATGAAGACACAgttctggggggccggagcgatagcacagtgggtagggcgtttgccttatacacggcgacctgggttcgattcccagcatcccatagggtcccctgagcacgccaggagtaattcctgagtgcagagccaggaataaccccggtgcatcactgggtgtgagctaaaaaagcaaaaaaaaaaaaaaactgaaaaacaaagacACAGTTATGGACACACGTGCTAACATGGAGGGGGGTGTGCGGGAGCCACGCGGGGGCCTCGGGGGGCTCCGCCTGGCTCTGCTGGCGAGGgagctctggcagtgctcggggctggcccGTGGTGGCGGGTTTGGAGCCCGGTTCCGCGGGctgcaaggcgagcgccttaaCCCCCGTACGAGCTCTTGACCCCTTTCAAGGATTCAGTGATGCTGTGACGGTTGTCACCGTGTCCCCATTCCAGCCCACGGCAGCAGGCTCATGCACACAGTCATGCAACCACACCCCTGCgtttccagaactttctctcCCACACTGAAACTCTGGCCCAGTCAAAcactcaccccagccccctgcccgtCCCGAGAGTGACCCGTGGGGGCCACGGATGCATCCCAGCACTGCTGTTAGAACGTCCTCTTGGGGGCttagtggggttttttttccccacattgtTTCCTCTGACTGGATACAAGACAAACTTGTGTTGCCCCATCTGGGTGACCCATTAAGGCAGAATCCTTCTGGGAAAGTGAGAAGGGGGGGCCCATCTCCAGGCCCCGTCCCTCTGAGCCGCTATGGCATCCCCGGGGTGCAGACCTGCCACAGGCGAGGTCTCACCAGCCCCTTTGGAATGACAGTCCAGGGGctgggccatagcacagcggggagggcgtttgccttgcatgtggccaacatgggttcaatccccggcatcccatatggtaccccaagcacctccaggagtaattcctgagtgcagagccaggaggaacccctgagcatcgccgggtgtgacccaaaaagaaaaagaaaaaagaaagaaaggcagccCAGCACACCGGAAGTGGGGCACTGCCCCGCCAACTCCAGTCCAGAACGCTCTCAACCAGCATGGCAGCACCTCCTCCCGTGTGCCTCTCTGCAGGGGGAGCAGAAACTGCACAATGGGTCTGACAAGGAGTGTGTGTTCCTCACGGCCAAGGTCACCAAGAAGGAGGCGCTCAAGGTGATCGGGCCCGGGAGGGGACACGGGCCGGGGAGGAAACTCGGGAAGAGGAGAGGGCCAGCCCAGGGAGGGCACGTAGGCCCAGGAGAGGGAGGGGCGTTTGCTGGGTCTGCAGGCCCCTCCAcacatccccctccccctggcccctggcccaggcGCAGAAGGAGAACTACCGGCAGGAGAAGAAGCGGGCCTCGAGACAGCTGCTCAGTGCGCTCACCGACCCCAGTGTGGTCATCATGGCCGACAGCCTGAAGGtagggcccgccccgcccctgcgccccaCCTCAGCTGCAGACCTGCAGGGAGAGGGTACAAGGACGTGCACCCCAGGGGCTCCTCCACCCCACTACAGCACACAGTCAGAGATGAACTGCAGGCTAAGAATGGAGAGCTCATCTTGTATGCCGCGGACCCCGAtccccaccacgagtgatccctgagcacagagccaggagtcaggtctggccccaaaaagcaaagcaaagaaaaacaaaaccatgagCTGTGGGCTAGAGTACATAGGCTACTTGCTTCATACACATCTGCCCcaagtttgattctggcaccccagatggtttctcgggcaccaccgggagtggttactgagcacaaagccaggagtcagccatgagcactgttggatgtggcccagaaaataagaagaaggaataaaaggaaaagtgaaaagaaTAGCAGTTTCAAAAGTTACCGGCCTGAGATGTCCCCCGTCACCGCCACAGCAACTTCCTCCCGGGACCCTGGGCAGCAGTGAATGTGGTCCTCAGCTGGTCTGTCCTGGGGCTTCAGGATCACTTTGAACTTTTTTCTTAAACAAAtagaggccacgcccctcccaAACTGGGCCCCGCCCAGCCGGAGTCCCGCCCATTTCGCTCAAGCTCCGCCCCCAGCACGAAGGTCCCGCCCACCTCTGCCGAAACTGCCCATTCCACCATGAGAACCCGCCCCTCTCAGCCTGAAGCTCCGCCCCTCCCAGCATGAAGGCCCCGCCCAGTCCAGGATCACGCCCATCTCAGCTTGAGGCTCCGCCCCACTCCTATCAGAGGAGCCAGTACGGGGCCCCGCCTATCTCAGTTTGAGTCCCCGCCCAGTCCGAGGCCCAGCCTATCCACCATGAAGCCCTGCCCATCTAGGCCTGAGACCCTGCCCAGCGCGAGGCCCCTCCCATCATGAGGCCCCACTCAGCACGAGGCCACGCCCATCTAAGGCTGAGATTACACCCAGCCCTAGCCTAGGCCCCGCCCAGCTCAGCCTGAAGTCCCGCCCTTCCCGTCGTGAGGCCCCGCCCATCTCCAGCTGCGCCTACGCCCAGACTTTCCACTAGGGGGGGGCCCCCCAACCCCGCTGCCCCTTGGCTCCCTCCTGCAGATCCGCGGGACCCTGAAGAGCTGGACCAAGCTGTGGTGCGTCCTGAAGCCCGGCGTGCTGCTCATCTACAAGACCCCCAAGGTGGGCCAGTGGGTGGGCACGGTGCTGCTGCACTGCTGCGAGCTGCTCGAGCGGCCCTCCAAGAAGGACGGATTCTGCTTCAAGCTCTTCCACCCCCTGGACCAGTCCGTGTGGGCCGTGAAGGTAGCGCCCGCGGGggtcgcgggggggggggccgcagTCGTggggccttgcactcagccggccctggtctggtcccctgaaccccgccaggagtgggcCCCAGCACGCAGCCCGGGCCAACCTGGGCACGGCAGCCATGGCCCCGAACGCCTTCAGGAAACGTGGAATCACTTATTCGTTCCCAGCGTCCCTGACGCTGCATGAACCCTGGTTGGGCCGTAAAGGCCAGTTTATCGTTTGTCTGAGATTCCGATTttgctgggggtcctggggcgCATGTCCTGGCTCGCGGCGCCCTGATCTGGGGGACCTCCACGCTGCCTGCTGGCCTCATGCCTGCGTGGACAGTGCCTGAGCCGCAGGGTCGGTGAGGTCATGGCCGTGTCCGGCCCGCACGTTCCCGATGTCCTGGTGTCCCCGCGCCTGACCCCGGCctgtcctccccagggccccaaaGGTGAGAGTGTGGGCTCCATCACGCAGCCGCTCCCCAGCAGCTACCTGATCTTCAGGGCCGCTTCCGAGTCGGACGGTGAGTGAGCGTCCCCGCGCCCCGGGCATCCGCGGCTCCTGCCTCTGTGAGCCTGTTCCCCCACGGCACCTGTGCATGGTGGCCGACTCTGGCACCGAGCTCCCGGGGCGCAGCCAGGGCAGGTACCGGGAACAGGTGTGCGAACGGAGGCGCAGCCAAACTGCCCCCAAGAAAACAAGGGCCCCCAAGTGCGCTGCGCGTTGATGGGGCGCCCTCCAGTGGCCGCTCCTGGGAATTGCAGCTTCCCCTCTAAAGTGCCAAGAACCCTGGGGTCCCCATCCCTACTTGTGGTCCGCCAGCTAAGGGTCCCGCCACAGGCAGCCTGGCCTGATCTCCGAGTCCTCTATTGGAGCCCAGCTGGCTGGCGTTTGGGTGACCTGAGTCCCTCTCATTCTGCCATTTCAAGCTCAGCGCTGAGCTGGCAGGCCCGTGTGGGCCCCAGAGTGAAGGCGGGCATCAGGGAGCAGAAAGCATCAGATGGGCATCAAGcgcctgatggggctcaggggcccgggTCAAGGGGGAAGGGGACCCATGACCCCCATGCCTATCCGggtgggcttcctggaggagaaaGCCTGAAAGAAGGTCCAAGAGAGGCCTGGTGTACGGGACACATATCCCTTGGTAGTATCCCCAAGGTACCCGTGTGCAGAGTCCAGGCCCAGCTCAGTGCGGTCTCTGCGTGCCgctcccaggacccccaccccagctggggTGCCCGCAGGGACCGCCCACGTGCACCGGGCCTCCCGGCGTCCCTGCGGCCCCTCGGGCATGGTGCCCAGGGTGCCCCCCGCTCAGTGCCGGACGCAGGCGGGAAACTCGCGTCTCCGGGTCAGTGGGCACCCGGAGCCCAGCCCTGCGCGGGCAGAGGGGCGCGAGACACGAGAGCCGCTGGGGGCGCGGTTCTGCCCCCCACTTCCTGTGCGACCTGCGGGCTCCATGGGCACCCAGGAGTCCTTAGAGACCCTGAACTGCCCGTCAGGAGTGGGCTCGTCAGCGTGGCGAGGGGCTTCTGCAGGTGGGCCTCACTCCGGAAATAAggggccaccccccacctccacaggaGCAGACTCAGTGGTCCCTGTGGGCCTGGGCCAGACGGACAGGACTAGAACGTGGGGCCAGACTCAGTGGGCGGGGCTATAATCCCAGCGTGGGCGGGGCTATGATTCCAGTGTGGGCGGGGCCAAAGTCCCAGCATGGGGAGGACCAGCACccggtggggggggcggtgggggcctGAATCAGGTGGGACAGGGCTAGAAACCTGGTGGGTGGGGTAGAATctggtgggtgggggcagagtcccatgtgggcagggccAGAATGCTGATGTGGGCGGGGCCAGAATCAGGTGGGGCGGGGCTAGAAACCCGGTGGATGGGGTAGAATCTCGTGGGCGGGACCAGAGTCCCGGTGTGGGCGGGGCCGAACCCGGTTGGTGGGGCTAGAATCCCAGTGGGGCGGGGCCAGATCCCAGGGAGTGGGAGGCCGGAGACTGAGGGTCAGGTCCGGCTCCCTTGGAGGCAGCTCGGGACAGGAGCTTGCAGGGTCCTGAGCCGCGGCTCCGTGTCCCCCCAGGCCGCTGCTGGCTGGACGCCCTGGAACTGGCCCTGCGCTGCTCCAGCCTCCTGCACCTCAGCGCCAGCCGGCAGGGCCGGGACGGGGAGCCCGGGTCCTCGCCGGACGCCTCCCCCACCTCGCTCTGCGGGCTGCCCGCCTCCGCCTCCATCCACACCGACCAGGACCTGTTCGCGTGAGCGGGGCCGGGGTGCTGCGGGGCGGGCTGGGGTCTCCCAGCATGGGCGCGGTGGCCTCAAGGCCCGTTTGTCCATCCGGGCCAAGGGGTGCATGCAGAAccaggccgggggcaggggcaggggctccagggacccacgcccccacgccccgCAGGATGAACGGCTCGTCCCTGGACAATGACGCCTTTTCCGACAAGTCGGAGCGAGAGAACGCTGAGGAGTCGGACCTGGACACCGAGACCCCTGACAGCCGCTGCCCGAAGACGGAGAGCAGAAGTGACCAGGCGGACCCCCCGGGGGGCGCTGTGTGCATGGGGACCACATACGTGGAGCAGGCGGAGGAGCTCCAGGAGGTGCgccctggcaggctttgggggtccACACTGCCCGGGCTGGGAGACAGGAAGCTgctggggggccccgggggggcAGGGTGCTAAGGAGGGACCTGCTGGGGACAGGGGGCACAGGGCTCTGGAAGCACCCCAAAGTCGCTGCCAGGTTGCGGGCCCCTCTGGAGAAGGATGCGGCGGGAACTCGGGGGGCAGGACCATGGGGGTCTCAGAGTCTGGATGCAGGAGTGGCCACAGGTGTGGGCCCGGGCCCAGCACCTCAGTCCTGGGCTGCACGCAGGGGTGCTCGGAGAGAGGGCCAGGAAAACGGTGAGTGGGGAAGGCGGGGGTCAGGGTCTCCAGGAGCCGTCATGGACAGGGGGAGGAAGACGGGGGACCCCGAACTGGCCATCACCAGCTGGCCCCCTCCAGGCTCCCTGTCCCCAAAGCCACAGCCGCCTGCTGGGTGGTGGGGGGCCGGGGCTCCTCTCTGCTGCCCCCGCCGAGGGCACAGTTCATCTCCGCCTCAGTGCTCtgttggggggcagaggggcggggtgCTGAGGCCACTTCCTGCCGGGTCCATCCACACCCCGGGCATGAGGGTCGGGGTCACAGAGGGCCCCGCCGTGAGAGCAGGAAGATGGGGGTCCCCAGGGAGGGCGCGGCCCTCGCCCCAGCTCTGTGGCTGCCCCTGATGGGACGCGGGCTGACAGCATGCCCGGGTGAACGGGGGCCACACTGGGGGCCGCGGGGCAGGGCGCAGACGGGGAGGGTGGCTGAGTCGCCCCGGCCCCGCAGCCCGGCCCCGACAGCCAGGTGGAGGCGGTGTCGGAGGAGAACAAGAGCTTCCTGTGGCTGCTGCTGCGCCAGCTGCGGCCGGGCCTGGACCTGTCCCGCGTGGCGCTGCCCACCTTCGTGCTGGAGCCCCGCTCCTTCCTCTGCAGGCTGGCCGACCACTACCACCACGCCGACCTGCTGTCCCGGTGAGCTGGGCCGCGCGAGCCtgtcccggcccccccccccccccccgcgccctgcCAGCCCCGGTGCCCTGACCGCGCCGAGGCCGGGGCGGGGTCCCGGCCAGCAGCAGCCCCGTCTCGCCCCAGGGCCGCCCAGGAGGAGAAGCCGTACAGCCGCCTCAAGCACGTGCTGCGCTGGTACCTGTCCGGCTTCTACAAGAAGCCCAAGGTGAGGCGCGGGGAGCCCCCCAGAGCGCCCCCCCACCCATCACAGGCCCCTCTGGTCTGGAACCCCCCGTcctcccatccctgccccagACCCCACCATGAAGCCCTGAACCAGGCTGGCTCTGTCTTTTCATTGTgcagacagggaaactgaggcccgggtAGGCGGAAGCCCAGCCCCAGAGTCACAGGGAAGTTCTCCCGACCCGGCCTAGGACTCCTGGTGCAGTGTCCCCACCGCCCACCGTTGGCAAGTCAGGCACGCACACACTTAGTATCCTGGGTCTGCGGGCTGTCCCAGCAGAGGAGGCAGTCCCAGAGGACTTCTCAGAGGAGGTGGCTGCATCCCGAGGGCTGTGGGGACAGGAcagaggaggtgggaggaaggcagCATCTGCAGAAGCAGCTCAGGACCCCAGCGGGTGTCCCTCGGGAGCCCACGCGGTTCTGCAGGCTCCAGGGCGAGCTGACAGGCACAGACAGAAGGCAGCATGAAAGGCCGGAGATAGGGAAGGTGTCCCCTGCGATGGAGACAGTGCGCCACTGGGAGGACAGAGGGGACACGGAAAGGACGGagcagaaggggcaggagagcaggAAAGAGGGCTCAGGGTGCTCCTTAGAGGATCCTCGGGGCCAgactctcctgcctcctcccgggggcggggcctgtcctTTCTGCTtcctcccgggggcggggcctgttcTTCCTGCTTCCTCCAAGGGGCGGGGCCTGTTCCTGCTtcctcccgggggcggggcctgtccttcctgtctcccaggggcggggcctatcctgcctgcctcctcccaggggcggggcctgtccttcctgtctcctcccaggggcggggcctgtcctGCCTGCCTGCTCCCAGGGCCGGGCCGTTCCACCTGCTtcctccccagcccactctcctccccaggggccccaggccccATTTCCTCACAGCTCCTTTGCACACCGCTTGCAGGGGATCAAGAAGCCCTACAACCCCATCCTGGGGGAGACCTTCCGCTGCTGCTGGTTCCACCCGCAGACCAACAGCCACACCTTCTACATCGCGGAGCAGGCAAGGGCCGGCCGGGCTGGTCTGTTCTGGGTGGCCCAGGGTTGGCTCCGGTCTGCTCCCAGCCTGGGACTCGCACCCGGCCTCCCGGGACGGCAGGGATGGGCGGGGCTCCTGTCCGCCGCGGGGGTCTCCCACGCGGGGCCACTCAGGGAGCCCCTCTGTGCACATAGGTGTCCCACCACCCGCCCGTGTCCGCCTTCCACGTCAGTAACCGCAAGGACGGCTTCTGCCTCAGCGGCAGCGTCACCGCCAGGTCCCGGTTCTACGGTGCGGAGCTCTGGGGGTCCCCGGGGGGCTCAGCATGGCTGCACGCGCTCGGGCACTCCGTGGGGACTGAAGGCTGGGCCTCTCTGTCAGGGGAGGACCAGGACGACCCCCGCTTCCCACCCTGCTAAGCCCAGAGAGGTCCAGACCCCCGCCTGCAGGCACCCAGCCGGTGGG
Protein-coding regions in this window:
- the OSBPL5 gene encoding oxysterol-binding protein-related protein 5 isoform X2, yielding MKEEAFLRRRFSLCPAASTPQKAEPRRLARHLLLGAENEPLSAGKDMESNGQSLTRDEGSSTPGSATTLPPGEQKLHNGSDKECVFLTAKVTKKEALKAQKENYRQEKKRASRQLLSALTDPSVVIMADSLKIRGTLKSWTKLWCVLKPGVLLIYKTPKVGQWVGTVLLHCCELLERPSKKDGFCFKLFHPLDQSVWAVKGPKGESVGSITQPLPSSYLIFRAASESDGRCWLDALELALRCSSLLHLSASRQGRDGEPGSSPDASPTSLCGLPASASIHTDQDLFAMNGSSLDNDAFSDKSERENAEESDLDTETPDSRCPKTESRSDQADPPGGAVCMGTTYVEQAEELQEPGPDSQVEAVSEENKSFLWLLLRQLRPGLDLSRVALPTFVLEPRSFLCRLADHYHHADLLSRAAQEEKPYSRLKHVLRWYLSGFYKKPKGIKKPYNPILGETFRCCWFHPQTNSHTFYIAEQVSHHPPVSAFHVSNRKDGFCLSGSVTARSRFYGNSLSAVLDGKATLRFLQRAEEYTLTMPYAHCRGILYGALSLELGGRVTVECQQTRLRADLEFKLKPFFGSSANINQIVGTIRSGDEVLARLTGHWDRDVFIREEGRGAELFWSPSEVRQQRLTRRVVVPEEQTELESERLWQRVTRAICEGDQQRAAREKLSLEAAPRRPWAPRLFQLDPATREWRYQHENHRPWDPRKDVAQFERDGALHTLQRGTPAHQGRAPGSPGRRHKRASSEQRVRKVSDQPSGHSQGTDSSTSTPESDEGSDFTRGDPSPCPRCRKEKRQLQALHEAVLSMQETQQELQRHLAVMLSCLQQPRPAPSVLHSVRSWVLLCAVLACQLLLTHLFQ
- the OSBPL5 gene encoding oxysterol-binding protein-related protein 5 isoform X1, whose amino-acid sequence is MPCCTKPPGGPAMKEEAFLRRRFSLCPAASTPQKAEPRRLARHLLLGAENEPLSAGKDMESNGQSLTRDEGSSTPGSATTLPPGEQKLHNGSDKECVFLTAKVTKKEALKAQKENYRQEKKRASRQLLSALTDPSVVIMADSLKIRGTLKSWTKLWCVLKPGVLLIYKTPKVGQWVGTVLLHCCELLERPSKKDGFCFKLFHPLDQSVWAVKGPKGESVGSITQPLPSSYLIFRAASESDGRCWLDALELALRCSSLLHLSASRQGRDGEPGSSPDASPTSLCGLPASASIHTDQDLFAMNGSSLDNDAFSDKSERENAEESDLDTETPDSRCPKTESRSDQADPPGGAVCMGTTYVEQAEELQEPGPDSQVEAVSEENKSFLWLLLRQLRPGLDLSRVALPTFVLEPRSFLCRLADHYHHADLLSRAAQEEKPYSRLKHVLRWYLSGFYKKPKGIKKPYNPILGETFRCCWFHPQTNSHTFYIAEQVSHHPPVSAFHVSNRKDGFCLSGSVTARSRFYGNSLSAVLDGKATLRFLQRAEEYTLTMPYAHCRGILYGALSLELGGRVTVECQQTRLRADLEFKLKPFFGSSANINQIVGTIRSGDEVLARLTGHWDRDVFIREEGRGAELFWSPSEVRQQRLTRRVVVPEEQTELESERLWQRVTRAICEGDQQRAAREKLSLEAAPRRPWAPRLFQLDPATREWRYQHENHRPWDPRKDVAQFERDGALHTLQRGTPAHQGRAPGSPGRRHKRASSEQRVRKVSDQPSGHSQGTDSSTSTPESDEGSDFTRGDPSPCPRCRKEKRQLQALHEAVLSMQETQQELQRHLAVMLSCLQQPRPAPSVLHSVRSWVLLCAVLACQLLLTHLFQ